The DNA region CGGCCTGTGTCAACTACGGCTCCTGAGATGCCAAGTGAGATGCCCTTCTTTGCGGCCATGTAACCTGCAAGGTAATACATCTGTATATTATTACCATCAATGTTAAAGGCCTTTTTTAATGTTTTATTGGTTACAGTTACAAGCACATGGTCTCCCTCAGGAACGTAATCAACCAGCTGTATTATTAGGCCCTTTCTTGTCTGCCTTATAACAGCCCTTGTTTCCCTTGATATTACAAGCCTGTACCTTTTCCTATAGTCTGTAACGCCTTCACGCCTTCTTTTAAGAACTGGTGGAGTTTTCATTTTTATCACCCTTTAAAAGGCCTGCAGCCTGTATATGGTTTCTTAGCTGCGCCCTTGAAACAAAGCTTCCGCTCTTTATTATTCTGTAGTACCTTCTGTAAGTTTTTTTATCGATTTTATTGTTTGTTTTTAATTCCCTTAGTTCCTTTCTTAAGGCACGTATTCTTGATATCCATCTTCTCTTCCTTGGAAAGC from Picrophilus oshimae DSM 9789 includes:
- a CDS encoding 50S ribosomal protein L18, which produces MKTPPVLKRRREGVTDYRKRYRLVISRETRAVIRQTRKGLIIQLVDYVPEGDHVLVTVTNKTLKKAFNIDGNNIQMYYLAGYMAAKKGISLGISGAVVDTGRAIFRKGGRIAAAIKGLIDGGLEINADEDIFSDESRLNGEHLKQRLDINEIKSKIGE